A stretch of Brassica napus cultivar Da-Ae chromosome C6, Da-Ae, whole genome shotgun sequence DNA encodes these proteins:
- the LOC106422546 gene encoding LOW QUALITY PROTEIN: uncharacterized protein LOC106422546 (The sequence of the model RefSeq protein was modified relative to this genomic sequence to represent the inferred CDS: inserted 1 base in 1 codon; deleted 1 base in 1 codon) has protein sequence MCWVAWDNLTLPKNAGGLGFKEIEVFNDALLAKIPWRLLRNPNSLLGQDERVWLPEKSGEYTTKSGYALSKLHVTPRTPEDFNWKQCIWNVKCSPKLRHFLWKIKCNALSVGDLLKKRGMETDGTYKRCGYDETVLHVFLTCPFAKKVKLWNHSDFHRFPRHLDRHLQDSKNFRDFCGQISPELGFNSSTSLHDQSQHPPFHVAGFAPVVQFDGVEWNSFGRKRVKEMDFLENNSQISSIDFWQGRSVSTGLGLSLDSPPIGSALLPLVGDDVERELQRQDAEIDRFLKIQVNQLRHAVLDKIQRSQYKTVALMEERVVQKLREKDEXLEMVNRTNKELEVRIEQLAMEAEAWQQRAKYNENMVAALNYNLERAHGRPRDSIEGCGDSEVDDTASCFNRRNGKMMCRFCGVREVCMLLLPCKHMCLCKECERNLSSCPLCQSSKFLGMEVYM, from the exons ATGTGTTGGGTTGCTTGGGATAATCTCACACTCCCAAAGAACGCAGGAGGACTCGGGTTTAAAGAAATAGAAGTCTTTAACGATGCCTTGCTTGCAAAGATACCTTGGCGCCTTCTCCGCAACCCAAACTCTCTTCTCGGCCAA GATGAGAGGGTTTGGCTACCCGAGAAGTCGGGGGAATACACTACTAAATCAGGGTATGCTCTCTCAAAACTACACGTCACTCCCCGAACCCctgaagatttcaactggaaACAATGCATTTGGAATGTTAAATGTTCCCCAAAGCTCAGGCATTTTTTGTGGAAGATCAAATGTAATGCTCTATCTGTGGGTGATCTTCTTAAGAAAAGAGGCATGGAGACAGACGGTACCTACAAGCGATGTGGATATGATGAAACTGTCcttcatgtctttctcacttgcCCTTTTGCGAAGAAG GTCAAACTTTGGAATCATAGCGATTTTCACAGGTTTCCTCGCCATTTAGATCGTCACCTACAAGACTCCAAGAATTTCAG aGACTTTTGCGGCCAGATTTCTCCTGAATTAGGATTCAACAGCTCCACGAGTCTCCATGATCAATCTCAGCATCCTCCCT TCCACGTTGCTGGTTTTGCACCGGTTGTGCAATTCGACGGTGTCGAGTGGAACAGCTTTGGTCGGAAGAGAGTAAAGGAAATGGACTTCCTCGAGAACAATTCTCAGATATCTTCAATTGATTTTTGGCAAGGCCGGTCC GTCTCAACCGGGTTGGGTCTCTCACTCGATAGTCCTCCTATCGGCTCTGCTTTGTTGCCCCTCGTCGGAGACGATGTTGAGCGAGAGTTACAGAGGCAAGATGCAGAAATCGATCGATTTCTCAAGATTCAGGTTA ACCAACTACGCCATGCGGTCCTCGACAAGATCCAGAGGAGTCAATACAAAACCGTGGCCCTCATGGAGGAAAGAGTTGTCCAGAAGCTCCGTGAGAAAGACG GACTCGAGATGGTAAACCGAACGAACAAGGAACTCGAGGTGCGGATTGAACAACTGGCAATGGAAGCTGAGGCATGGCAACAACGTGCAAAGTACAACGAGAACATGGTCGCTGCTCTCAACTACAATCTGGAGCGAGCTCACGGTCGACCAAGAGATAGCATTGAAGGATGTGGAGACAGCGAAGTGGATGACACGGCTTCTTGCTTCAACCGTAGAAACGGTAAGATGATGTGCAGGTTTTGTGGAGTGAGGGAGGTGTGTATGTTGTTGTTGCCATGTAAGCATATGTGTTTGTGTAAGGAGTGTGAGAGGAACCTGAGCTCTTGTCCTCTGTGTCAATCTTCCAAGTTTCTGGGGATGGAAGTATACATGTGA
- the LOC106422573 gene encoding uncharacterized protein LOC106422573, producing the protein MHAKTDSEVTSIAASSPARSPRRPVYYVQSPSRDSHDGEKTATSFHSTPVLSPMGSPPHSQSSMGRHSGESSSTRFSGSLKPGSRKVNDGSKRKGHGGEKQWKECAMIEEEGLLGDGERDRGVPRRCYVLAFIVGFFMLFGLFSLILYGAAKPQKPKITVKSITFETLKIQAGQDAGGVGTDMITMNATLRMLYRNTGTFFGVHVTSTPVDLSFSQMKIGSGSIKKFYQSRKSQRTVLVHVIGERIPLYGSGATLIPPAPPAPLPKPKRKKKGAPVVIPDPPAPPAPVPMKLSFVVRSRAYVLGRLVKPKFLKKIECDINFEHKNLNKHIPITKNCTVTTV; encoded by the exons ATGCACGCCAAAACAGATTCCGAGGTGACGAGCATCGCGGCGTCGTCACCAGCCAGATCTCCACGTCGGCCAGTCTACTATGTCCAATCACCGTCTCGTGACTCTCACGACGGAGAGAAAACAGCGACCTCCTTCCACTCAACGCCGGTACTTAGTCCGATGGGATCTCCGCCGCATTCTCAATCATCCATGGGCCGCCACTCAGGAGAATCCTCCTCAACCCGATTCTCCGGGTCTTTGAAACCCGGGTCTCGGAAAGTCAACGACGGCTCGAAGCGGAAAGGACACGGCGGAGAGAAGCAGTGGAAAGAGTGTGCGATGATCGAAGAAGAAGGGTTGTTAGGTGACGGCGAGAGAGATCGCGGTGTGCCTCGTCGGTGCTATGTCTTGGCCTTCATCGTTGGGTTCTTCATGCTCTTCGGTCTCTTCTCTTTGATTCTTTACGGAGCTGCTAAACCTCAGAAACCAAAGATAACTGTCAAG AGTATAACATTCGAGACGCTCAAGATCCAAGCTGGTCAAGATGCTGGTGGTGTAGGAACGGACATGATCACTATGAACGCGACTCTGAGGATGTTGTATCGAAACACAGGAACTTTCTTTGGTGTGCATGTAACTTCAACTCCAGTCGATCTCAGTTTCTCTCAGATGAAAATAGGCTCCGGATCT ATTAAGAAGTTTTATCAGTCGAGGAAGAGCCAAAGAACGGTATTGGTACATGTGATTGGAGAGAGGATTCCGTTATACGGAAGTGGCGCGACATTGATACCGCCAGCGCCTCCAGCTCCACTTCCCAAAcctaaaaggaagaagaaaggagCTCCAGTTGTTATTCCTGACCCGCCCGCACCTCCTGCACCCGTGCCCATGAAGCTCAGTTTCGTTGTTCGATCACGAGCTTACGTGTTGGGGAGGTTAGTGAAGCCCAAGTTCCTCAAGAAAATCGAGTGTGACATCAACTTCGAACACAAGAATCTCAATAAGCATATACCTATCACCAAGAATTGCACCGTCACTAccgtttga
- the LOC125588278 gene encoding uncharacterized mitochondrial protein AtMg00310-like: protein MCWVAWDNLTLPKNAGGLGFKEIEVFNDALLAKIPWRLLRNPNSLLGQVLLNKYCKYENLLKCSAPGNASHGGRGILAGREIIKRGVGWIVGDGCNINVWQDNWLSTTKQLCPRISSRNLQELRVSDLISSQSAE, encoded by the coding sequence ATGTGTTGGGTTGCTTGGGATAATCTCACACTCCCAAAGAACGCAGGAGGACTCGGGTTTAAAGAAATAGAAGTCTTTAACGATGCCTTGCTTGCAAAGATACCTTGGCGCCTTCTCCGCAACCCAAACTCTCTTCTCGGCCAAGTACTTCTAAATAAATACTGCAAATATGAGAACCTGCTTAAATGTTCAGCACCGGGGAATGCCTCTCATGGGGGGAGGGGAATCCTCGCCGGCAGAGAAATCATTAAGAGAGGAGTGGGATGGATCGTTGGAGATGGTTGCAATATAAATGTGTGGCAGGATAACTGGCTGTCCACAACAAAACAACTCTGCCCAAGGATCAGTTCCAGAAACCTCCAGGAGCTAAGAGTCTCGGACCTGATCTCTTCACAATCTGCTGAGTGA
- the LOC125588948 gene encoding probable BOI-related E3 ubiquitin-protein ligase 2 produces MALPRHLDRHLQDSKNFRDFCGQISPELGFNSSTSLHDQSQHPPFHVAGFAPVVQFDGVEWNSFGRKRVKEMDFLENNSQISSIDFWQGRSVSTGLGLSLDSPPIGSALLPLVGDDVERELQRQDAEIDRFLKIQGDQLRHAVLDKIQRSQYKTVALMEERVVQKLREKDEELEMVNRTNKELEVRIEQLAMEAEAWQQRAKYNENMVAALNYNLERAHGRPRDSIEGCGDSEVDDTASCFNRRNGKMMCRFCGVREVCMLLLPCKHMCLCKECERNLSSCPLCQSSKFLGMEVYM; encoded by the exons ATGGCTCTTCCTCGCCATTTAGATCGTCACCTACAAGACTCCAAGAATTTCAG aGACTTTTGCGGCCAGATTTCTCCTGAATTAGGATTCAACAGCTCCACGAGTCTCCATGATCAATCTCAGCATCCTCCCT TCCACGTTGCTGGTTTTGCACCGGTTGTGCAATTCGACGGTGTCGAGTGGAACAGCTTTGGTCGGAAGAGAGTAAAGGAAATGGACTTCCTCGAGAACAATTCTCAGATATCTTCAATTGATTTTTGGCAAGGCCGGTCTGTCTCAACCGGGTTGGGTCTCTCACTCGATAGTCCTCCTATCGGCTCTGCTTTGTTGCCCCTCGTCGGAGACGATGTTGAGCGAGAGTTACAGAGGCAAGATGCAGAAATCGATCGATTTCTCAAGATTCAG GGAGACCAACTACGCCATGCGGTCCTCGACAAGATCCAGAGGAGTCAATACAAAACCGTGGCCCTCATGGAGGAAAGAGTTGTCCAGAAGCTCCGTGAGAAAGACGAGGAACTCGAGATGGTAAACCGAACGAACAAGGAACTCGAGGTGCGGATTGAACAACTGGCAATGGAAGCTGAGGCATGGCAACAACGTGCAAAGTACAACGAGAACATGGTCGCTGCTCTCAACTACAATCTGGAGCGAGCTCACGGTCGACCAAGAGATAGCATTGAAGGATGTGGAGACAGCGAAGTGGATGACACGGCTTCTTGCTTCAACCGTAGAAACGGTAAGATGATGTGCAGGTTTTGTGGAGTGAGGGAGGTGTGTATGTTGTTGTTGCCATGTAAGCATATGTGTTTGTGTAAGGAGTGTGAGAGGAACCTGAGCTCTTGTCCTCTGTGTCAATCTTCCAAGTTTCTGGGGATGGAAGTATACATGTGA